A region of Vigna radiata var. radiata cultivar VC1973A unplaced genomic scaffold, Vradiata_ver6 scaffold_48, whole genome shotgun sequence DNA encodes the following proteins:
- the LOC106752847 gene encoding uncharacterized protein LOC106752847: protein MEMKENSVKAPIPEPVEPVAPSTRSKTKSVEYEELSLEKQIFQASPFVVISAALSFISAFIYMLFSLLVFAARFLFVYLNAATNWLMKTTEKLNAKGKGRESHVNRGETNNFLEASFSGKDKETRNTETNNPNQHGNYKENERLDASIITGCQTVNSVDHGYAIDNCFNNYGDGEQDYSYCEVNSSTSKDSYNNHASGLQALSGANICTSKIEDAFNNMSKRDQTFRGATIGNSKEPKAIRRVYNNRKNGVQNYDGYTNLLGKNNE, encoded by the exons ATGGAAATGAAGGAGAATTCAGTTAAG GCACCAATTCCGGAACCTGTTGAACCTGTAGCTCCATCAACCAGGAGCAAAACCAAGTCCGTGGAATATGAAG AACTCTCCTTGGAAAAGCAAATTTTTCAGGCTTCCCCATTCGTCGTCATTAGCGCAGCTCTATCGTTTATATCTGCGTTCATCTATATGCTCTTTTCGCTTCTTGTATTCGCAGCTCGTTTCCTCTTTGTTTATCTAAATGCCGCTACCAATTGGCTAATGAAAACCACGGAGAAATTAAACGCCAAGGGTAAGGGAAGAGAGAGCCACGTGAATCGTGGAGAAACCAACAATTTTCTGGAAGCTAGTTTCAGTGGGAAAGATAAAGAGACAAGGAACACAGAAACCAATAACCCTAATCAACATGGCAACTACAAAGAGAATGAAAGATTGGATGCTTCCATCATTACTGGCTGCCAAACTGTTAATTCTGTTGACCATGGCTATGCAATTGATAACTGCTTTAACAACTATGGCGACGGGGAGCAAGACTACAGCTATTGTGAGGTTAACAGTTCTACAAGTAAAGATTCCTATAACAACCATGCATCGGGCCTACAAGCTCTCAGCGGTGCAAACATTTGCACTTCTAAAATTGAAGATGCCTTTAACAACATGAGCAAACGTGACCAAACTTTTAGGGGTGCAACGATTGGCAATTCTAAGGAGCCCAAAGCAATTCGTCGTGTCTACAACAATCGAAAGAACGGAGTCCAAAACTACGATGGTTATACAAATTTGCTGGggaaaaataatgaatga